In one Corythoichthys intestinalis isolate RoL2023-P3 chromosome 16, ASM3026506v1, whole genome shotgun sequence genomic region, the following are encoded:
- the xylt2 gene encoding xylosyltransferase 2, producing the protein MVATARVRKLLRRYKLAIAVAFMILLVQALVVWSLKSLEDSETGKKTRRSKLPDNSQDLLNDATIFARHSQWPKSYRGLWSSRLERKGDTATSAPRLGTSQLQGKPGIIPKNPLEQGQTGTALDGGAPHDPSSNLNDIKGGGAAFPGDPGSVDGAQQASGIGFEPKCTIMNKDAWSALRRAVTNQCRQEIADIVCLHEAGVLLPHALPRFCPPINSSSPEEALDVELDNSLADEENPVRIAFVIMVHGRAVRQVKRILKAIYHSDHFYYIHVDQRSDYMHREVLKIAEQYPNVRVTPWRMVTIWGGVGLLKAYLRVMEDFVAMPDVKWDFFINLSGTDFPTRTIGELVDFLGPYKGKNFLKAHGREVSRFINRQGIDRLFYECDNHMWRVGVRNIPEGIEISGGSDWFALSHQFVDYIATSEDDLVSGLKLFYSYTLLPAESFFHTLLLNSHLCHTFIDNNLRATNWIRKLGCKCQYRHIVDWCGCSPNDYKPRELMRIHQMSRPTFFARKFESLVNQEAMEIMDTHLYGQYAPGTVAVKAYWENKYEQLDGLHSLTDVALTAYTSLIRLGLKNLATSQQTCWFEPIGYPSSVYLYFYDDHFKGYLIQQEVQTGGSKEKESIQIWAAPQVKLKIERYLPEFERLRNVQVSTEWDPKERILRNFGGIIGPFDEPYSVQHWGRGTNMTVTMVWIDPALVVAASYDVKVDTEAEFTLHKPPLKRPLRPGIWSLRVLKQWEQMAEFQFLVIPLNFKKKEPLKEEDSLAVHSGPSGNFYTDQSFDHLSSILQLPPQEPAMLEAQQNAKLVGPALEAWIDGSVETLWVVNEMCATEKSSCAALPLCSKTSWSSLSPDPKSELGPVKSDGRIR; encoded by the exons AAAAAAACTAGAAGATCGAAACTGCCTGACAACAGCCAGGACTTGTTGAATGATGCCACAATTTTTGCGAGACACAGCCAATGGCCTAAGAGTTACAGGGGCTTATGGAGCAGCAGGCTGGAAAGGAAGGGGGACACAGCAACCAGCGCACCAAGACTGGGGACCAGCCAACTACAAGGAAAGCCAGGCATCATTCCGAAGAATCCCCTCGAGCAGGGCCAAACGGGGACAGCCTTGGACGGAGGGGCACCTCATGACCCATCTAGTAACTTAAATGATATCAAAGGTGGTGGTGCTGCGTTTCCAGGGGACCCAGGCAGCGTAGATGGGGCACAGCAAGCTTCCGGCATTGGTTTTGAGCCCAAATGTACCATCATGAACAAGGATGCCTGGTCTGCTTTACGCCGTGCAGTCACCAATCAGTGTCGACAGGAGATCGCCGACATTGTGTGCCTGCATGAGGCCGGGGTGCTCTTACCACATGCCTTGCCACGATTCTGCCCTCCTATCA ATTCGTCAAGTCCCGAGGAGGCACTTGACGTCGAGCTGGACAACAGCCTGGCCGATGAAGAAAACCCTGTCCGGATAGCTTTTGTCATAATGGTCCACGGCCGCGCTGTACGACAAGTCAAGCGTATCTTAAAAGCAATATACCACTCTGATCACTTCTACTACATCCATGTAGATCAG AGGTCAGACTACATGCATCGGGAGGTCCTCAAAATAGCCGAGCAGTACCCAAATGTGCGTGTGACGCCCTGGAGAATGGTGACCATCTGGGGTGGTGTCGGTCTGCTAAAGGCGTACCTCCGCGTCATGGAGGACTTCGTCGCTATGCCGGATGTGAAATgggatttttttattaatctcaGTGGCACAGACTTTCCCACCAG GACTATTGGTGAGCTGGTTGACTTTTTAGGACCATACAAAGGCAAGAACTTCCTTAAGGCCCATGGCAGAGAGGTTAGCCG GTTTATCAATAGGCAAGGGATTGATCGTCTCTTCTACGAGTGTGATAACCACATGTGGCGTGTTGGAGTGCGCAACATTCCAGAAGGCATAGAAATCTCAGGCGGCTCAGATTGGTTTGCACTCAGCCACCAATTTGTGGACTATATCGCCACCTCAGAGGATGACTTGGTGTCTGGACTAAAGCTGTTCTACTCCTATACTTTACTCCCAGCTGAA TCCTTCTTCCATACCTTGCTTTTGAACAGTCACTTGTGTCACACCTTCATCGACAACAACCTTCGTGCAACCAACTGGATTCGCAAACTAGGCTGTAAATGCCAGTACAGGCACATTGTGGATTGGTGTGGCTGCTCTCCCAATGACTACAAACCTCGCGAACTCATGCGTATCCAT CAAATGTCCCGACCAACATTCTTTGCACGCAAGTTTGAGTCGTTAGTTAACCAGGAAGCAATGGAGATTATGGACACCCATCTGTACGGTCAGTACGCACCAGGCACTGTTGCCGTCAAAGCGTACTGGGAGAACAAGTATGAGCAGCTGGATGGATTGCACTCGCTCACTGACGTGGCACTCACTGCTTACACTTCTTTAATCCGCCTGGGTCTGAAAAATCTTGCGACATCTCAACAGACCTGCTG GTTTGAACCTATAGGCTACCCTTCGTCAGTGTACCTGTACTTCTATGACGACCACTTTAAAGGGTACTTAATACAACAGGAGGTTCAGACTGGGGGATCAAAAGAAAAGGAGTCAATCCAGATATGGGCTGCGCCCCAGGTTAAGTTGAAAATTGAGCGGTATCTTCCAGAATTTGAAAGGCTGAGAAATGTGCAG GTCAGCACAGAGTGGGATCCAAAAGAACGAATATTGCGTAATTTTGGCGGGATCATTGGTCCGTTTGATGAACCATACTCTGTTCAGCATTGGGGTCGCGGGACCAACATGACAGTTACTATGGTGTGGATTGATCCTGCCCTGGTGGTGGCAGCCTCTTATGATGTCAAAGTGGATACGGAAGCAGAATTTACACTGCACAAGCCTCCACTGAAGCGCCCCCTACGGCCTGGCATTTGGTCGTTACGTGTACTGAAACAGTGGGAGCAGATGGCAGAATTTCAATTCCTTGTCATCCCTTTGAACTTTAAAAAGAAGGAGCCACTCaaag AGGAGGACAGCTTGGCAGTGCATTCAGGTCCATCTGGAAATTTTTACACGGATCAGAGCTTTGATCACCTGAGTTCCATCCTGCAGCTACCACCTCAGGAGCCCGCCATGCTCGAAGCTCAACAAAATGCCAAATTGGTGGGGCCTGCCCTTGAAGCGTGGATTGACGGCTCTGTGGAAACCCTCTGGGTTGTTAACGAGATGTGCGCCACAGAAAAATCATCCTGCGCAGCCTTGCCGCTTTGCTCCAAAACATCGTGGAGCTCCCTGTCCCCGGACCCTAAGTCTGAACTAGGCCCAGTCAAAAGTGACGGGAGAATCAGGTAA